From Sphingomonas nostoxanthinifaciens, a single genomic window includes:
- a CDS encoding ATP-binding protein — MRTAVLPDRAVDPLAEWLAAVGPRWRDALEQGRAPAMASLHPALPLARLGAALALEPAALTLVELLFAAETDEALALRLEAAGGVTVALAQRLLPALTPDDLALAGALRSHDVLHVGEGPRVRARLRLDPAMLDRLGGGGLIEPWLGAAVRRIEPTEPAPASAIRALALALAERGPDGLSPIVAIDGARADQVAASAAGLGLAAFRLLPDALPVDPVDRRRWQRRWALHAALEEAVLVVTARAEAALPADLLDDLTGHVVLLGNPPAHGLARPIRIVASSEAHDDVAARWLRAFGAPTARRLGPAIAGAARRFALDAAQLARVAAEAGPRIAAEPDATAAARLLWRAAARAVSPVAVTGCVRREPQGGWDDLVVPQALAATLRRIESHLRHAEQVMHGWGFAARMGGRGTGVAALFAGPSGTGKTMAAEVIAAALDLPILEVDLAQLTSKYIGETSKNIAAIFAEAERTGAAMVWNEGDAIFGARGQVVQASDRHVNAEVGDLLQRIEAFTGLTIVTTNLKASIDAAFLRRFRFVADFPLPSEVERRAIWRRAFPPGTPLALDEATWGALATVGLSGGAIRNAALGAAFAAAAAGTEVRAAMVVEALADELAKSGQPMPVLAIGGAA; from the coding sequence GGTCGAGCTTTTGTTCGCGGCGGAAACGGATGAGGCGCTCGCGCTGCGGCTGGAGGCGGCGGGCGGCGTGACGGTCGCGCTGGCGCAGCGGCTGCTGCCGGCGCTAACCCCGGATGATCTGGCGCTGGCGGGCGCGCTGCGCAGCCACGACGTGCTGCATGTCGGCGAGGGGCCGCGCGTGCGGGCGCGGTTGCGTCTCGACCCGGCGATGCTCGACCGGCTGGGCGGCGGCGGATTGATCGAGCCGTGGCTCGGCGCGGCGGTGCGACGGATCGAGCCCACCGAACCCGCGCCGGCGAGCGCGATCCGGGCGCTCGCGCTGGCGCTGGCCGAGCGCGGACCGGATGGCCTGTCGCCGATCGTCGCGATCGACGGTGCGCGGGCGGATCAGGTCGCGGCATCGGCGGCGGGGCTGGGGCTCGCCGCCTTCCGCCTGCTGCCCGACGCCTTGCCTGTCGATCCGGTCGATCGCCGCCGCTGGCAACGCCGCTGGGCGTTGCATGCGGCGTTGGAGGAGGCCGTGCTGGTGGTGACGGCCCGCGCGGAGGCGGCGCTGCCGGCCGACCTGCTCGACGATCTCACCGGCCATGTCGTGCTGCTCGGCAATCCGCCCGCGCACGGCCTCGCGCGACCGATCCGAATCGTGGCGTCGAGCGAGGCGCATGACGATGTCGCGGCGCGCTGGCTGCGCGCGTTCGGCGCGCCCACGGCACGGCGGCTCGGCCCGGCAATCGCCGGTGCGGCGCGGCGCTTTGCGCTCGATGCGGCGCAGCTCGCGCGCGTCGCGGCCGAGGCGGGGCCGCGCATCGCCGCCGAGCCCGATGCGACCGCGGCGGCGCGATTGCTGTGGCGGGCGGCGGCGCGCGCGGTGTCGCCTGTCGCGGTGACGGGCTGCGTCCGGCGCGAGCCGCAGGGCGGGTGGGACGATCTGGTCGTGCCGCAGGCGCTCGCGGCGACGCTCCGCCGGATCGAGAGCCATCTCCGCCATGCCGAGCAGGTGATGCACGGCTGGGGCTTCGCCGCGCGGATGGGGGGACGCGGCACCGGGGTCGCGGCGCTGTTCGCGGGGCCGAGCGGCACCGGCAAGACGATGGCGGCCGAGGTGATCGCCGCCGCGCTCGACCTGCCGATCCTCGAGGTCGATCTCGCGCAGCTCACCAGCAAATATATCGGCGAGACGTCGAAGAACATTGCCGCCATCTTCGCCGAGGCCGAGCGCACCGGCGCGGCGATGGTGTGGAACGAGGGCGACGCGATCTTCGGCGCGCGCGGGCAGGTGGTCCAGGCGTCGGATCGCCACGTCAATGCCGAGGTTGGCGACCTGCTCCAGCGGATCGAGGCGTTCACCGGGCTGACGATCGTCACGACCAATCTGAAGGCGTCGATCGACGCGGCCTTCCTGCGGCGCTTCCGCTTCGTCGCCGATTTCCCGCTGCCGTCGGAGGTCGAGCGGCGCGCGATCTGGCGGCGCGCCTTTCCGCCGGGCACGCCGCTCGCGCTGGACGAGGCGACGTGGGGGGCGCTGGCGACGGTGGGCCTCTCGGGCGGCGCGATCCGCAACGCGGCGCTCGGCGCGGCGTTTGCGGCCGCCGCCGCCGGTACGGAGGTGCGCGCGGCGATGGTGGTCGAGGCATTGGCGGACGAGCTCGCCAAGAGCGGCCAGCCGATGCCGGTGCTCGCGATCGGAGGCGCGGCATGA